In Fodinicurvata sp. EGI_FJ10296, the DNA window GGACAATGAAGCGGACGCGATTCACGGACGAGCAGATCATCAGCATCCTTGCCGAGCATGAGGCTGGCGCGAAGTGCGCTGAGCTGTGCCGCAAGCACGGCATGTCGGAAGCCACTTTCTACAACTGGAAAGCCAAGTTTGGCGGCATGACGGTATCGGAGGCGAAGCGTCTGAAGGCGCTC includes these proteins:
- a CDS encoding transposase yields the protein MKRTRFTDEQIISILAEHEAGAKCAELCRKHGMSEATFYNWKAKFGGMTVSEAKRLKAL